One Agrococcus jenensis genomic region harbors:
- a CDS encoding MetQ/NlpA family ABC transporter substrate-binding protein — protein sequence MRIRTARPLAIAGTVGLAVALVGCSSAASSESAELGSAENPVQLGVVGASDPYWAVYEAAVEAEGIQLEIVDFTEYTQPNPALSEGELDVNQFQHVQYLGDYNVSSGEDLQPIGATAIYPLGLYSDKYESVDDIPDGETVVVPNDTVNQARGLLVLQSAGLIALAEGGSPASTLEDVLPESRVEVEAVDAALTVNSLPDVAAAIVNNDFLGPAGLSSQDALVADDPSDEAALPYVNIFAARADDADDEVLLQLVEIFQSNQEVLDGLQEVAGGTAVFATTPAADLQASLVEVEESLQAQG from the coding sequence ATGCGCATCCGCACCGCCCGTCCGCTCGCCATCGCCGGCACCGTCGGCCTCGCCGTCGCCCTCGTCGGCTGCAGCAGCGCCGCCAGCTCCGAGAGCGCTGAGCTCGGCTCCGCCGAGAACCCTGTGCAGCTCGGCGTCGTGGGCGCCTCGGACCCCTATTGGGCCGTGTACGAAGCGGCGGTCGAGGCCGAGGGCATCCAGCTCGAGATCGTCGACTTCACCGAGTACACGCAGCCGAACCCCGCCCTCAGCGAGGGCGAGCTCGACGTCAACCAGTTCCAGCACGTCCAGTACCTCGGCGACTACAACGTCTCGTCGGGCGAAGACCTGCAGCCGATCGGGGCGACCGCGATCTACCCGCTGGGCCTCTACTCGGACAAGTACGAGTCCGTCGACGACATCCCCGACGGCGAGACCGTCGTGGTCCCGAACGACACCGTCAACCAGGCGCGCGGCCTGCTCGTGCTGCAGTCGGCCGGCCTCATCGCGCTCGCGGAGGGCGGCAGCCCGGCGTCGACGCTCGAGGACGTGCTGCCCGAGTCGCGGGTCGAGGTGGAGGCGGTCGATGCTGCACTGACCGTCAACTCGCTGCCCGATGTCGCTGCCGCGATCGTGAACAACGACTTCCTCGGCCCGGCCGGGCTGTCGTCGCAGGACGCGCTCGTCGCCGACGACCCGAGCGACGAGGCGGCCCTGCCCTACGTCAACATCTTCGCGGCGCGCGCAGACGACGCAGACGACGAGGTGCTGCTGCAGCTCGTCGAGATCTTCCAGTCGAACCAGGAGGTGCTGGACGGCCTGCAGGAGGTCGCAGGCGGCACCGCCGTGTTCGCGACCACCCCCGCCGCCGATCTGCAGGCCTCGCTCGTCGAGGTCGAGGAGTCGCTCCAGGCGCAGGGCTGA
- a CDS encoding methionine ABC transporter ATP-binding protein: MPHIQLTDVSKSYPPSRRGGTPVAAVDGVSVSIERGEVHGVIGYSGAGKSTLVRLINGLEPVTAGSIEIDGVDITALPAGELRRVRQGIGMIFQRFNLLRSRSIRGNVAYPLEVVGMPRAERAARVDELLRFVGLEEKADAYPEQLSGGQQQRVGIARALAASPSILLADEATSALDPETTDEVLDLLARVNRELGVTIVVITHEMDVIARIAAKVAVMDRGRVVESGDTYDVFTRPQTDTAKRFVKTVVRALPDGAALQALRARHEGRLFTISFTDTGASDARVFAALARAGVDFQLVHGGVDDIQGRVYGLLTIAVRGEADAVETALSGLGGGVHVQEVLA, from the coding sequence ATGCCACACATCCAGCTCACCGACGTCAGCAAGTCGTACCCGCCCTCCAGGCGTGGCGGCACGCCGGTCGCCGCCGTCGACGGGGTCTCCGTCTCGATCGAGCGCGGCGAGGTGCATGGCGTCATCGGCTACTCCGGCGCCGGCAAGTCCACGCTGGTGCGCCTCATCAACGGGCTGGAGCCGGTCACTGCCGGCTCGATCGAGATCGACGGCGTCGACATCACAGCGCTGCCGGCCGGTGAGCTGCGCCGCGTGCGCCAAGGCATCGGCATGATCTTCCAGCGGTTCAACCTGCTGCGCTCGCGCTCGATCCGCGGCAACGTCGCGTATCCGCTCGAGGTGGTCGGCATGCCGCGGGCCGAGCGCGCGGCCCGGGTCGACGAGCTGCTGCGCTTCGTCGGACTCGAGGAGAAGGCCGACGCATACCCCGAGCAGCTCTCCGGCGGCCAGCAGCAGCGCGTCGGGATCGCACGCGCGCTGGCGGCATCGCCTTCCATCCTGCTCGCCGACGAGGCCACCAGCGCGCTCGACCCGGAGACCACCGACGAGGTGCTGGACCTGCTCGCGCGCGTCAACCGCGAGCTCGGCGTCACGATCGTCGTCATCACGCACGAGATGGACGTGATCGCCCGCATCGCCGCAAAGGTCGCCGTGATGGACCGCGGCCGCGTCGTCGAGAGTGGCGACACCTACGACGTGTTCACCCGCCCGCAGACGGACACTGCGAAGCGCTTCGTGAAGACGGTCGTGCGTGCGCTGCCCGACGGCGCTGCCCTGCAAGCGCTGCGGGCTCGGCACGAGGGCCGGCTCTTCACCATCTCGTTCACCGACACCGGCGCATCCGACGCGCGGGTGTTCGCCGCGCTCGCGCGTGCGGGCGTCGACTTCCAGCTCGTGCACGGCGGCGTCGACGACATCCAGGGCCGCGTCTACGGACTGCTGACCATCGCGGTGCGAGGCGAGGCCGATGCCGTCGAGACCGCGCTCTCCGGTCTCGGCGGGGGCGTCCACGTCCAGGAGGTGCTCGCATGA
- a CDS encoding methionine ABC transporter permease yields the protein MSELIAQVSGLLPALLEQTGVTLWLVALSLLFGGTAGLIVGTALYVTRKGGVLQQPIVFWVLNVLVNTFRPIPFIIFLAAMQPIARLVIGTGIGNEMIVFSISIAATFGIARIVEQNLVSVEPGVIEAARAMGAGPWRIIRTVILPEAFGPLILGFTFAIVALIDMSAVAGIVGGDGLGDYALSYGFRQFEPVVTWSALVIIIVITQVVQAVGNALSRLVLRR from the coding sequence ATGAGCGAGCTCATCGCGCAGGTGTCCGGGCTGCTCCCCGCGCTGCTGGAGCAGACGGGGGTCACCCTGTGGCTCGTCGCACTCTCACTGCTGTTCGGCGGCACCGCCGGCCTCATCGTCGGCACCGCGCTCTACGTGACCCGGAAGGGCGGCGTGCTGCAGCAGCCGATCGTCTTCTGGGTCCTCAACGTGCTGGTCAACACGTTCCGGCCGATCCCGTTCATCATCTTCCTCGCCGCCATGCAGCCCATCGCCAGGCTCGTGATCGGCACGGGCATCGGCAACGAGATGATCGTCTTCTCGATCTCGATCGCGGCCACGTTCGGCATCGCGCGCATCGTCGAGCAGAACCTGGTCTCGGTGGAGCCGGGCGTCATCGAGGCTGCGCGTGCGATGGGTGCGGGTCCGTGGCGGATCATCCGCACGGTGATCCTGCCTGAAGCATTCGGTCCGCTCATCCTCGGCTTCACCTTCGCGATCGTCGCGCTCATCGACATGTCCGCCGTCGCGGGCATCGTCGGCGGCGACGGGCTCGGCGACTACGCGCTCTCCTACGGCTTCCGGCAGTTCGAACCCGTCGTCACGTGGAGCGCGCTCGTCATCATCATCGTCATCACGCAGGTCGTGCAGGCCGTCGGGAACGCTCTTTCACGGCTCGTGCTGCGCCGCTGA